The Pseudomonas chlororaphis subsp. piscium genome contains the following window.
CACCAGCAATATCGACTTCCTGACCCTGTCGCTGGACGACGTCTGGGTGCGCGACTACGGCGGTTGCTTCGTGGTCGACGGCGCGGGCGGCCTGGGCCTGGTGGACTTCAACTTCAACGGCTGGGGCGACAAGCAGGCCTCGGCCAATGACACCCGCGTGGCCGACGCCCTGAGCGAAGAGATGGAAGCCCGCTACATCCGCAGCGCGCTGGTGGGCGAGGGCGGCGGCATCGAGGTGGACGGGCATGGCACCGCGATCATCACCGAGAGCTGCTGGATCAACGACAACCGCAACCCGGGGCTGGGCAAGGCGCAGATCGAAGCCGAGCTGAAGGCCAACCTCGGCCTGCGCAAGATCATCTGGTTGCCGGGCATCAAGGACAAGGACATCACCGATGCCCACGTCGATTTTTATGCGCGCTTCGTCAAACCCGGCGTAGTGATCGCCAACCTGGACAACGATCCCGAGTCCTATGACTACGCCGTGACGCGCAAGCACTTGGAAATCCTCAACGCCGCCACCGACGCCGATGGCCGCAAGCTGGTGGTCCACACCCTGCCGCCGCCGACCAAGATGCGCAGCAACCAGTACACCCGCGACAACCCGGATTTCGCGCCGGGCTATATCAACTTCCTGCCGATCAACGGCGCGGTGATCGCCCCGCAGTTTGGCGACGCGGCGGCGGACCAGTACTGCAAGGACCTGCTGACCAGGCTTTATCCGGGGCGGGTGGTGGAGCAGCTCAATATCGACCCGATCGCCGCGGGTGGCGGCGGCATTCATTGCGTGAGCAAGCATTTGCCACGGGTGTGAGATGGCTTTGGGGGGGCGTAAGACCAGGGGAGCGGATCTGACTCGATCC
Protein-coding sequences here:
- a CDS encoding agmatine deiminase family protein yields the protein MSTRRDFIKQLMAASGVGAAASLGLGFGAPRIFAASAGNWYMPDEHGPQERVILAFGASSRVWEDWAGAVNDTIALLARTIAKYQPVTLLCRASQLSLAKSKCGTSNIDFLTLSLDDVWVRDYGGCFVVDGAGGLGLVDFNFNGWGDKQASANDTRVADALSEEMEARYIRSALVGEGGGIEVDGHGTAIITESCWINDNRNPGLGKAQIEAELKANLGLRKIIWLPGIKDKDITDAHVDFYARFVKPGVVIANLDNDPESYDYAVTRKHLEILNAATDADGRKLVVHTLPPPTKMRSNQYTRDNPDFAPGYINFLPINGAVIAPQFGDAAADQYCKDLLTRLYPGRVVEQLNIDPIAAGGGGIHCVSKHLPRV